In Elaeis guineensis isolate ETL-2024a chromosome 1, EG11, whole genome shotgun sequence, a genomic segment contains:
- the LOC105038607 gene encoding large ribosomal subunit protein uL18: protein MEALPRCFFCSSPLPPKSDLGAPKRGSAMVYVKTQKTKAYFKRFQVKFKRRRQGKTDYRARIRLINQDKNKYNTPKYRFVVRFTNKDIIAQIISASIAGDLVLAAAYSHELPRYGLEVGLTNYAAAYCTGLLLARRVLKMLEMDEEYEGNVEATGEDFSVEPTESRRPFRALLDVGLVRTTTGNRVFGALKGALDGGLDIPHSDKRFAGFSKDEKQLDPEVHRKYIFGGHVSSYMRMLMEDEPEKYQTHFSEYVKRGIEPDDIEELYKKVHAAIRADPNMVKSTKEPPKEHKRFNLKKLTYEERKARLIERLNALNANANDDADEDDDDDE from the exons ATGGAGGCTCTTCCCCGATGTTTCTTTTGCTCCTCCCCGTTGCCGCCAAAGTCGGATCTTGGAGCGCCGAAGAGGGGGAGCGCGATG GTCTATGTGAAAACCCAGAAGACTAAAGCTTACTTCAAGCGTTTTCAAGTGAAGTTCAAGAGAAGAAGAC AGGGGAAGACTGACTATCGTGCAAGGATTCGTCTGATAAATCAGGACAAGAATAAATATAACACACCCAAGTATCGATTCGTCGTTCGATTT ACCAACAAAGATATTATTGCACAAATAATATCTGCAAGTATTGCCGGTGATTTGGTCCTTGCAGCAGCTTATTCCCATGAACTCCCTCGATATGGACTTGAAGTGGGTCTTACCAATTATGCAGCAG CTTATTGCACTGGGCTTCTCCTTGCTCGCCGTGTTTTGAAGATGCTTGAAATGGATGAGGAATATGAAGGAAATGTGGAG GCTACTGGCGAAGATTTTTCTGTCGAACCTACCGAGAGCAGGAGGCCGTTCCGTGCTCTCCTTGATGTTGGCCTTGTGAGAACCACGACAGGCAATCGTGTGTTTGGTGCTCTCAAG GGTGCATTAGATGGTGGTCTGGATATCCCTCACAGTGATAAGAGATTTGCTGGTTTCTCGAAGGATGAGAAGCAGCTTGATCCAGAGGTTCACAGGAAATACATTTTTGGTGGCCATGTTTCCTCTTACATGAGG ATGTTGATGGAGGATGAGCCAGAGAAGTACCAGACTCATTTCAGTGAATATGTTAAAAGGGGTATTGAGCCTGATGACATAGAAGAGCTATACAAGAAAGTTCATGCTGCCATTCGAGCAGATCCAAATATGGTGAAATCCACTAAGGAGCCTCCAAAGGAGCACAAGAG GTTCAACTTGAAGAAGCTAACATACGAGGAGAGGAAGGCCAGACTTATTGAACGATTGAATGCCCTCAATGCAAATGCCAATGATGATgctgatgaggatgatgatgatgatgagtgA